The following DNA comes from Streptomyces sp. NBC_00273.
CTCTTCGATGATCGTGTGCGCGTTCGTACCGCTCAGGCCGAAGGACGAGACGCCGGCCCGGCGCGGGCGCCCGGTCTCGGGCCATTCCACCTGCTCGGTCAGGAGCGCGACCTCGCCCGCCGTCCAGTCGACGTGCGGGGTGGGCTCGTCCACGTGCAGGGTCTGCGGGAGCACGCCGTGCCGCATGGCCAGCACCATCTTGATGATGCCCGCGACACCCGCCGCGGCCTGCGTGTGCCCGATGTTCGACTTCACCGAACCCAGCAGCAGCGGCCGTCCATCGGCACGCTCCTGACCGTACGTCGCCAGCAGCGCCTGCGCCTCGATCGGGTCACCGAGCCGCGTACCCGTACCGTGCGCCTCCACCGCGTCCACGTCGGCGGCCGACAGACCCGCGCTGGCCAGGGCCTGACGGATCACCCGCTGCTGCGAGGGGCCGTTCGGGGCCGTAAGACCGTTGCTCGCACCGTCCTGGTTGATCGCGGAACCCCGCACCACCGCCAGGACCGGGTGACCGTTGCGCCGCGCGTCCGACAGCCGCTCCACGAGCAGCATGCCGACACCCTCACCCCAGCCCGTGCCATCGGCGGCCGCAGCGAACGCCTTGATGCGGCCGTCCTCCGCCAGCCCCCGCTGACGACTGAAGTCGACGAAGGCATCAGGGGTGGACATCACGGTCACACCACCGGCGAGCGCCATGGTGCACTCGCCCTGCCGCAGGGCCTGAACGGCCAGGTGCAGGGCGACGAGCGACGACGAGCAGGCCGTGTCGACCGTGATCGCGGGGCCTTCGAGGCCGAACACGTACGAGAGGCGGCCAGATACGACACTCGCCGCGTTGCCCGTGCCGACGTGGCCCTCCAGGCCGTCGGCTTCGCCCGCGACCAGGGAGAGATAGTCCTGGCCGTTGGTCCCGACGAACACGCCGGCCCGGCTGCCCTTCAGTACGGCGGGGTCGATGCCGGCCCGCTCGAAGGCCTCCCACGAGGTCTCCAGCAGCAGGCGCTGCTGCGGGTCCATGGCGAGGGCCTCGCGCGGCGAGATCCCGAAGAAGTCGGCGTCGAACTCGGCGGCGTCGTAGAGGAAGCCGCCTTCGCGCGTGTACGAGGTCCCCGGCTGGTCCGGGTCCGCGTCGTAGAGGCGGTCCAGATCCCAGCCACGGTCAGCCGGGAAGTCGGCGACCGCGTCCGTGCCCTGGGCGAGAAGCCGCCACAGGTCTTCCGGAGTCCGTACCCCGCCGGGGAAACGGCAGCTCATCGCCACGATCGCGATCGGATCGTCGTCGGCCGCCACGGAGACGCCCTGGGGGGCGTCGGCCTTCGGCGCGCTGCCCACCAGCTCCCCGCGCAGGTACTCCGCGAGGGCCGCGGAGGTCGGGTAGTCGTACACGAGGGTGGTGGGGAGCCGCAGCGCGGTGGCCGCGCCCAGCCGGTTGCGCAGGTCTACGGCGGTCAGGGAGTCGAACCCGAGCTCCTTGAAGGCGCGTTCGGCCCCGACGGCGTCCGAGCCGTCGTGCCCGAGGACGGCGGCGACGTGGATACGGACCAGGCTGAGCAGCTCCCGCTCCTGCTCGGCGCGAGGCAGCTCGGCCAGCTTCGCGAACGCGGCACCGGCGACGTCGGCACCTGTGACGACGGTCCCCTGTCCGGTGGCGGCGGTGGTGCCTTCCGGGCCGCCGGTGACGAAGTCGCCGACCAGCGGGTTGGGGCGGACTCCCGCCACGATCGCGGAGAAACGGTCCCAGGCGATGTCCGCGACGGTCAGGGCGGCCTCGTCGGCACCAACGGCCTGAGCCAGCGCGGCGATCGCGGCTTCGGGGGCCATCGGCGGCAGACCCTCACGCCGCATCCGCGCGTCCATGGCCTCATCAGCGGCCATACCACCCTCGGCCCACGGACCCCACGCGATCGAGGTAGCGGCCAGCCCGGCCGCCCGCCGCTGCTCAGCGAGAGCGTCCAGATAGGCATTGGCGGCAGCGTAGTTCGCCTGACCAGCAGCACCGATGGTGCCGCTCATCGAGGAGAACAGCACGAACGCGGAGAGCTCAATGCCAAGCTCAACGGTCAACTCGTGCAGATTGAGCGCCGCGGTCGCCTTCGCCCGCAGCACACTCTCGAAACGCTCGGGGGTGAGGGCGTCGAGGACACCGTCATCCAGCACACCAGCCGTGTGCACGACCGCCGTTAGCGTGTCGGCCTCGGCCTCCAGGAGCACACGCAGAGCGTCACGGTCGGAGGCGTCACACGCCACGACCGACACCTCAACACCCAACTCCGACAGCTCCGCCACCAACTCGGCAGCACCCGGAGCCTCAAGACCACGACGGCTCGTCAGCACCAGACGCTCGGCACCCGCACCGGCCAGCCAACGAGCCAGCCGGCCACCCAGAGCACCCGTACCACCAGTCACCAGAACAGTCCCGGAAGGCGTCCAGGAGTCCGTGTTGCCGCTCGCGGCACGGACAAGACGACGCCCGAAGACCCCAGAGGACCGCACCGCGACCTGGTCCTCACCAGCAGAAGCCAGCACACCCACCAGGCGGGACATGGCCCGCTCATCCCACACCTCGGGCAGGTCAACCAGACCGCCCCAACGCCCGGGAACCTCAAGGGCAGCTACACGGCCCAGGCCCCACACCTGAGCCTGAACCGCCGACATCAGACGATCCGAACGGCCCACACTGACCGCACCACGAGTCAGGCACCACAGCGGCGCCTCCACCCCCACATCACCCAACGCCTGCACCAAACCAGCAGACGCAACAACCCCAGCAGCCTCATCCAGAGCCAGAAGCGACACCACACCAGCAACAGAACCCACACCCGCACCAGACAGCAGCTCAGCCAAAGCGGCACGATCCGTACCCGGCTCGACAACAACCCGCCGGACCTCAGCCCCACCCCCGGCCAGCGCATCCACCACACCAGCGGCCAAGGACTCGTCCTCGCGCGCGACAACGATCCACTCGCCGCCCAACACTGCCCCGCCCGACACGGTCAGCGGCTTCCACGACACCCGGTAACGCCAGCCATCCACCTCCGACTGCGTCCGCACCCGCCGGCGCCATGCCGACAGGGCCGGGACGACCTCGCTCAGCGGCTGTTCACCGTCCGCGTCCAGTTCGAGCGCGGCGGCGAGCGCAGCCACGTCCTCGTGCTCGACCGCGTCCCAGAAGGCGCTGTCAGCCGGGTCGGCCCGATGCGCGGGCGCCGTCTCCGACTCGGCGGCGGGGGTGCGGGCGTTCATCCAGTAGCGCTGCCGCTGGAACGCGTACGTCGGCAGGTCCACGCGCTCCGCGCCCGTACCGGCGAAGCAGGCGGCCCAGTCGACCTCCGCGCCCCGGACGAACATGCGGGCGACCGCGTCGAGCAGGGTGGCGTTCTCGGGGCGGCCGACGCGCAGCGCGGCGGCGAAGGCGGGGTTGGCGGTGTCCTGCGGGTCGGTGACCAGGCAGTCCTGGGCCATGGCGGTGAGGACGGGGTCGGGTCCGAGTTCCAGGAAGGAGTCGGCGCCGCGCGCCTTGAGGGTACGTACGCCGTCGAGGAAGCGGACGGCGTCGCGGACGTGCCGGACCCAGTGTTCGGGGTTGGCCAGTTCGGCGGCGGTGGCGGTGGTCCCAGTGAGGAGGGAGACGACGGGCAGGGTGGGCGTGCCGTAGGCCAGGACCTGCGCCACCCGGCGGAACTCGTCGAGCATGCCGTCCATGTGCGGCGAGTGGAACGCGTGGCTGACCGTCAGGCGCTTGGTCTTGCGGCCCTGTGCCTCGAACGCCTCCGCGATCGCGACCGCCACGTCCTCGTCACCCGCGACCACAACGGCCTGCGGGCCGTTGACCGCCGCGATGCTCACCCGGTCGCTCAGCAGCGGCAGGACCTCGTCCTCCGACGCCTGCACCGCGATCATCACACCACCGGACGGCAGCGCCTGCATCAGACGACCACGCGCCGCCACCAACACACACGCGTCCTCCAGCGAGAACACCCCGGCCACATGCGCGGCAGCGATCTCACCCACCGAGTGACCGGCAACGAACGCCGGCTTCACACCCCACGACTCCACCAGCCGGAACAGCGCCACCTCGACCGCGAACAGCGCCGGCTGCGTGTAGGCGGTCTGATGGAGAAGGGCGGCCTCGGGGGTGTCCTCCTCGGCGAACAGGACGTCGAGGAGCGGGTGTTCGAGCTGTTCGTCGAGGTACCAGGCGGCGTCGTCGAGGGCGTCGGCGAACACCGGGTGGGTCTCGTACAGTTCGCGGCCCATGGCCAGTCGCTGGCTGCCCTGGCCGGTGAACAGGACGGCGAGGCGTCCCGCGGCGGGCGCTCCCTGGACGACGGAGGGGGCGTCGGATCCGTCGGCGAGGGTGTGCAGGCCGCGCTGGAGGGCGGTGCGGTCGTCGCCGAGGACGACGGCACGGTGTTCGAAGCGGCCGCGGGTGGCGGCGAGGGAGTGACCGATGTCGAGGGGTGTGGCGTCCGGGTGGGCGTCGAGCCAGTCGCCGAGGCGCCGGGCCGTGTGGCGCAGGGCTTCGGGGGTCTTGGCGGACAGTGCCCAGGGCAGCGGGCCGGACAGCGAGCCGGACAGCGGGCCGGCCGCGTCCTGTGCGTCGTCCTCCGTACCGTCCTCGGACGGCGGCTCCTCGATGATGGCGTGGGCGTTGGTGCCGCTCATACCGAAAGAGGAGACGCCCGCGCGGCGCGGGGCGTCGGATGTCGGCCAGTCGACGGCCTCGGTGAGGAGGGAGACGGCTCCGGCCTGCCAGTCGACGTGCGGGGTCGGTGCGTCGACGTGCAGGGTCTTGGGCAGGACGCCGTGGCGCATCGCCATGACCATCTTGATGACGCCGGCGACGCCGGCGGCGGCCTGGGTGTGGCCGATGTTCGACTTCAGGGAGCCGAGCCACAGCGGCCGGTCGGCCGGGCGGTCCTGGCCGTACGTGGCCAGCAGCGCCTGCGCCTCGATCGGGTCACCGAGCCGCGTACCCGTACCGTGCGCCTCGACCACGTGCACGTCGGCGGACGTCAGGCGGGCGTTGGCCAGGGCCTGGCGGATGACGCGCTGTTGGGCGGGGCCGCTGGGCGCAGTCAGGCCGTTGCTGGCGCCGTCCTGGTTGATGGCGGTGCCGCGGACGACGGCGAGGACGTGGTGGCCGTTGGCGCGCGCGTCGGAGAGGCGTTCCACGAGCAGCATGCCGGCGCCCTCGCCCCACGCCGTTCCGTCGGCGCCCGCCGCGAAGGGCTTGCAGCGGCCGTCGGGGGCGAGGCCGCGCTGGCGGCTGAAGGAGACGAACGAGCCGGGGCTGGCCATGATCGCGACGCCGCCGGCGAGCGCGAGCGAGCACTCGCCGCTGCGCAGGGCCTGGACGGCGAGGTGCAGGGCGGCGAGCGAGGAGGAGCAGGCGGTGTCGACGGTGACGGTGGGACCTTCGAAGCCGAAGGTGTAGGCGATGCGGCCGGAGGCGACGCTCGCGGCGTTGCCGGTGACGAGGTAGCCCTCGAATCCGTCGGCGGCGTCTTCGAGCCGGGGGCCGTACTCCTGGGTCTCCGCGCCGACGAACACGCCGACCTGGCCGCCGCGGAGTCCGGCGGGGTCGAGGCCGGCGCGGTCGAACGCCTCCCAGGAGGTTTCGAGGAGCAGGCGCTGCTGGGGGTCCATGGCGAGCGCTTCGCGCGGGGATATCCCGAAGAACGAGGCGTCGAATTCGTCGGCGTCGTGGAGGAATCCGCCTTCGCGGGCGTACGTGGTGCCAGCCCGGTCGGGGTCCGGGTCGTAGAGCGAATCGAGGTTCCAGCCGCGCCCGGTGGGGAATTCGGAAATGGCGTCGGTGCCGGTGGCGACGAGTTCCCAGAGCGCTTCGGGGGAATGTACGTCGCCGGGGAAGCGGCAGCCGATACCGACGATGGCGATCGGTTCGTCGCTGCTGACGGCGGCGGTGACGGGTGCCTCGGCGGGGGTGGTCAGGCCCAGGAGCAGGGCGTGGATCCGGCGGGCGAGGTGGGCGGGGGTGGGGTGGTCGAAGGCCAGGGTGACGGGCAGGCGCAGGCCCGTGCCGGCGACGAGGCGGGCGTGCAGGTCGACGGCGGCGAGCGAGTCGAAGCCGAGGTCGAGGAAGGAGCGGTGCGGGTCGAGGGTGGCGGGTGCGGTGTCCCGCAGGGAGGCGGTGACCAGGGAGGACACCCAGTCGAGCAGCGCGGTGTGCTGTTCGTCCCCGGTGAGCCCGGCGAGGCGCTCGCGCCACTGGTCGCCGTTGGCCGAGGCGTTGGCCGAGGTGTCGCCCGCGATGCCGTCCGCAGCACTGTCGGCGCTGCCGGATTCGGATTCGCCCTGGGTTTCGCCGGCCTCGGAGGCGCCGCCGATTTCGGCAGCGAAATCCTGGGAATCGTTCAACATCGCGCGCTCCATCACTCCGTGCAGAGAAACCTAAGACCAGAGTTGACCTTGGCACGGGAGAGCTTCCGCAGAAACCCCTAACGCTCCCCTAGAGACCCCTATGAGGTGGCCCTGTGGAAGGCGTCGTCATTCTGCGAGCGCGATCAATCATAATGCCCTCGACATACGGGCAATTGCAAGGATTCTGTTGTCGTTTGAATCCGGCAGGGCGTCACCCGGCCGGGCGGGCCACACGTACCAGGACGGACCCTGCATACGAAGACGGAGGGGCGGTCGTCAGGACCGCCCCTCCGCCTCCTGGGGGGAGGCGCGCCAGTTGGTTCTTGGGGTCAGTGGCCGGCGGGCACCCGTTCGATGAACGGGGCGAGCAGGCCGGGCACCGTCTCCTCGGCGAAGGCGAGGCCGTCACCGACGCGTACGTCGCGGACCTTGTAGACGCCGTTGCCGACGGCGGTGGCGGCTCCCAGGGTGAGCAGGCCGGCGCGGCGCTGGAAGACCGAGCGCGTGATGGACCAGCCGATGATCCCGTCCCGCTGGACGGCGACGGTGCGGCGGGTGAAGGTGCCCGCCCGGGTGACCAGGTAGGGGCCGTGGACGGCGTGGCCGAGGTTTCGGTAGGCGTCGAAGGCGAAGGCCACTCCGGCGGCGAACAGCACGACCGCGGTGATCCAGCCGGTGTGCACGAGGACCGGGGTGAGCCACAGGCCGAGGCCGACGAAGGGCGCGGCGAGCAGGACGGACCAGATCAGGGCGCGGTTGATCCTGCGCCGCAGGGCGGCGCGGGGGTGCGGCGCGAGCTGCGCCGCCGTCGTCGGGGAGACGCTCTCGCCGAGGACGTCGGCGGCGATCCGGCGGGCCAGGGCCAGGGGTACGGGCGGGGTGAGCCGGCTGCGGCTGCTGTTCTCGTCCTCGTCGCCGAGGCCGCTGGCGACGGCCTTCAGGCGGGCTCCTCCGGCCCAGCGCAGCAGCAGGGGTTCGGCCACTTCGGCGCCGCGCAGCCGCTGTTCCTCGATGCTGACGGAGCGGGTGATGAGCAGGCCGCGGCGGACGCGGAGCAGGCCGGTCTCCGGGCGGTCGAGGCGGTAGCCGCCCCAGCCCTCTATGAAGGTGGCGGTCGATCCGGCGACGCCGATCACGACGATGACGAGGAGGGTCACGAGGATTCCGTACCAGAGCGGTACGGAGCCGAAGCGGTCCTCGATGTCCTTGACGATGCCGAGTTCCAGGGGGTCGATCTTCATCTCGTGCAGCGTGCGGTAGACGCTTCCGACGGCGATGAAGACACCGCCGACGCCCCAGAGGGTCAGCGGCGCGTACCGCAGCCACGCCCAGTCGAGTTCGGCGAGGGTGGCGTCGGTGTCGGGGTCGGCGGTCGCCAGGCCCTGGCGGGCGTGGCGCAGTTCGCTCAGCTGCCTGCGCAGCGCTTCGGCGTCGCGGGTGCTGAGGCCGTCCAGGGACAGGCCGCCGCCGGAGGAGGCCTGGTCACCGGTGGTGACCTTCAGGGAGGTGAGGCCGAAGAGCCGGTGGAGGGGGTTGGCGGTCAGGTCGACGCTGCGGATGCGGTCGACGGGGATCGAGCGCTCGCTGCGGAAGAACCATCCCTTGTGGAGCTCCACCCGGTCGTCGGTGACGCGGTACCGGGTGGTGAGGAGGCGCATCGTGCTGATGCCGGAGATGACGAGGCAGGTGATGAGGAACGAGGCGAAGGTGATCAGGACCTGGAGGTTGATCTCGCCGCCGGTGATGACGGTGGTGGCGCCGAAGGTGGCCAGCGGTGTGGCCACCACGCTCAGGTTGACGAGGAACAGGCGCGGGTTGAGCCGTCCCCACACGTCGTGGTCGGCGTGGTCCTGGTGTCGGACCGTGGTGTCCGGTGTCACGTGGCGTCTCCCGGTACGGCCTGGGTGGACCGGGTCAGCTGCTCCACGAGTTCGGTGGCGGTCCGGTGGTCCAGTCCCTTGATCTTCACGGCGCCGGCGGAGGACGCGCTGGTGACGGTGATCCCGGAGAGGCTGAACAGCTGCTGGAGCGGGCCGCGGAGCATGTCGACGGTCTGGACGCGGGACAGGGGGACGACCCGCCACCGCTGCCAGAGCCATCCCGAAGCGGCGTAGACGGCCTCGTCGGTCATCTCCCAGCGGTGCACCCGGTAGCGCCAGATGGGCATGACGCCCATGTAGAGGAGTCCGGGGACGAGCGCGACGAGGAAGAGGGGGCCAAAGACGAAGCGCGCCGGCGAGATGGTGAGCCAGAGCACGCCGAACACGAGCGGGAGCGGCAGGGCGAAGAGGGACGACTGGAGGGTCCACCAGCCGATGGCGCGGCTTTCGACGCGGTGGCGAGGCGGACGGAGCCTCAGTTCTTGGTTGTCTAGCACTGCTTCACCCTGGTTCCTGAAGGATCTTGAATCGTCGCGGAGTCATCGTGGGGTCATCGTGTGATCGTCGCGGTCCGTACGGCACGCAGCCGGGACAGGAGGACGGCTACCCGGGCCGTCACCATGGACAGGGACATCAGGGCGAGCGAGCTCACGAGGACCTCGCCGCCGCTGAGTTGGTAGTCGGTGGTGAAGCGGTTGATGCGCGCGCCGAACCAGTGCTCGCAGCCGTAGGCGAAGAGGATCTGGGCCCCGAAGAGGAAGACCCAGACCGCCGCCTGGCCGAACCCGCCGGTGGTGCGGATGTCGCCCGCGGGGTCCCGGTGGGCGGTGAGCGGGGAGCTCGCGACGAGTCCGCAGATGACCCCTACACCTATGGCGGCGAGGTGCAGCGACGTGTCGTTGCCCGCCGTCGGAAAGGAGTGTACGCACGCGCCGGTGACGATGACGGCCACCAGTGTGGGGCCGGCGATCCTCACGGCGGTGATGCGCCGGTTGCCGAAGTCGGTCGCGAGGATGACGGCCAGGATCGTCCCGCAGGTGATGAGTGCCGTCGTGAACTGCCCCACGTGACCGAACCCGCCCTTTCCGCACTGCCTCGAAATCCGTTGTCGCGGTTCTCCTTCCGCTGGTTCCAACGTAGGCGGGGCGGGCCCGGCCGGGGGACGACCGATCGGTGGGACCGGCTGTCAACCGATCGACGGACACCGGCTGCGCTCGTGGTAGGACTGGTTCCGTGCACATAGAAACTCAGCCGGAGGTCCCGCGGACGGCCGCGAACTACGGTCCCGACTCGGGAAGCCGCTGGTTCGGTCTGTGGGACGGCTATTTCGCCGTCTCCTACCTCGTCACCGTCATTCTGCTGTTCACCTCGGTGGAGAGCCAGACCCACCGGGCCCTCGCCGTCGGTGCGCTGACGCTGATCGTGCCCTGGTACGCGGGGCTCGGCCGGAGGCTGATGGTCCACCGGACGTCGGGCCGGCGGAACATCGTCTTCTCCGCCGGGCTCCTGCTGTTGTTCGCCTCGTCCACCATGCTCGATCTCGCGGGTTCCTTCGCGCTGTTCGCGGTGGTCCCCATGCTCATGATGAGCCTGTCGGTGCCGCCCGCGATCGTGCTGGTCGTGCTGGCCAATCTGTGGCCGATGACGGTGGTCTGGCTACGGGGCGGGGAGTTCGATCCGCACATCCTGTCGGTGCTGCCCATATCGCTGCTCGGCATCGGTGTGTCGGTCCTGCTCGGCCTGTGGATCACCCGGGTGGTGCGGCAGAGCGCCGACCGGGGCGAGCTGATCAACGAGTTGCGGCGCAGCCGGGAGCGGGAGGCCCGGCTGTCGCACCAGGCCGGCATCTCGGCCGAGCGGGAGCGGCTGGCCCGGGAGATCCACGACACCCTGGCGCAGAGCCTGACCAGCATCATCAGCCTGGTGCAGGCGGCCGAGTCGGAGGTGGTGGACAACCCCGAGCGGGCGCGGTCCCGGCTCGGGCTGGCCGGCCGGGTCGCGCAGGACAGCCTGGCCGAGGCCCGCGGTTTCGTCTCCGCGCTGACCCCGCCGTCGCTGCGGGAGAGCTCGCTGGTGCAGGCCGTACGCCGGCAGGCCGACCTGCTGATGGAGGAGACGGGGCTGGCGGTGCGGTGCACGGCCCGCGGCGAAGAGCAGGCGCTGCCGATGGCGGTCAGCGTGGTGTTGCTGCGCTCGGCGCAGGAGGCGTTCGCCAACGTGCGCAAGCACGCGACGGACGCCCGTAGGGTGGACGTCCTGGTGGCGTACGCGCCGGAGGCGGTGCGGCTCGTGGTACGTGACGACGGCGCGGGCTTCCGGACCGACGACGGGCCGCGGGACGAGGAGCCGGCGGACGGCGCGCCGGAGCGCGTGCCGGACGGCGGGCGGAACGGTTTCGGGCTGCGCGGGATGCGCGCCCGGGTGGAGGAGATCGGCGGAATGGCACAGTTCAGCAGCAGCCCGGGGGCGGGCACGGTCATCGAGGTGACGGTGCCGCTCGCCCCGGTGGAGCGGGGGTCGGCCGATGAGTGAGCGCGAACCGATCGGGGTGCTGCTCGCCGATGACCACCCGGTGGTCCGGGAGGGCCTGAGCGCCATGCTGGAGCTGGACGAGGGCATCCGGGTGGTGGGACAGGCCGGTTCCGGTGAGGAGGCGGTGCTGCAGGCCGCACGGCTGAAGCCGGACATCGTCCTGCTCGACCTGCGGATGGGCGCGATGGACGGGGTGGCCGCGACCGGGCACATCCTGCGGGAGTCGCCGCGCAGCCGGGTGGTCATCGTGACCACGTACGAGGACGACGCGGACATCCTGCGCGCGGTGGAGGCGGGCGCCGCGGGCTACCTGCTCAAGGGCAGCTCCCGCGAGGAGCTGGTGCAGGCGGTGAAGGCGGCGGCGCGCGGTGAGACGGTGCTGACGCCGTCGCTGGCGCCGAAGCTGTTCCGGGCCCGGGTGGTGGAGGCGCCGGTGCTGTCCGAGCGGGAGCGCGAAGTGCTCCAGTTGGTCAGGCAGGGCATGACCAACGCGGACATCGGGCGCCGGCTGTTCATCAGCGAGGCAACGGTCAAGACGCACCTGCTGCGGTCGTTCAAGAAGCTGTCGGTGTCGGACCGCACGGCGGCGGTGATGGCGGCCCTGGAACGGGGCCTGCTGTCCTGAGGGGTGGGCCGCCCCCGGCCGCCCCCGGGCCTGCCCGGGGGCGGCCCACCCCTCAGGCGATGCCGGGCAGGCTCAGGTCCCACAGCCGGGCGGGCAGGTCCCGACGCCGCTTGACCTTCAACTTGCGGTAGATCCGGGTCAGGTGCTGCTCGACCGTCGAGACGGTCACGTACAGCTTGGTGGCGATCTCCCGGTTGGTGTGGCCGCGCGCCGCGAGCAGCGCCACCCGTGCCTCGGCCTCCGAGAGCGACTCGGACAGGGTCTCGGCTTCCCGGGCGGGTTCGGCCTCGCGTCCGGCCGGCGCGGCGACCGCCTCGCCGTCGCCCTGCCCGGGGGTGAACTCCTGGCACAGCGGCTGCGCCCCGCAGGACTTGGCGACGTGCCAGGCCTTGCGTACGAGCATCCGGGCCCGGTTGAAGTCCCCGGCGGCGCGGTAGCCGCTGCTCAGCTCCCCCAGTGCCCTGGCGAGCTGGAGCCGGTCCTCGCCCTGCTCCAGGGCCTCCACGGCCTCGGTGAGGCGCTTGAGACGGTACGTGAGGTCGCCGCTGGTACGGGCGAGCGCGTACAGCAGGGCGCCGCGCGGCCGGCTGCCGGCCGGGCCCGCTTCGCGCTGGCGCTGCTGCTCCACGTACTCGCGGGCACGCGGCATGTTGCCGATGGCCAGCCACGCCTCGGCGGCGTCCAGGCGCCAGGGCGCCAGTTCCACGGCGTCCATGCCCCAGGCCTTCATCAGTTCCCCGCAGGTGAGGAAGTCGCGCAGGGCGGCGTGGTAGCGGCCGGTGGCGAGGTGGCAGCGGCCGCGTGCCCGCAGGTAGTGGAGGCCGAACTGGGTCTCCAGCATCATCTCGGGCACCGGCTGTTCGAGCAGGCTCATCGCCTCGTCGAGGTTGCCCATCTGGGTCTCGGCGTCGATGAGGACGGCCAGCGGCAGCGCGATGCCGACGCCCCAGCACTGCACGGATATCAGGGACATGGCCTGGCGGGCCTGGGCGGCCGCGCCCGGCAGGTCGCCCTGGCGCAGGGCGACCTCGGCCCGGACCACGCCGAGCGCCGCCTGCCAGGTCGGCGTGTTGCGGGCGGAGCACTCGCCGAGGAGCCGGTCGGTCCAGGTGAGCGCGAGGTCGAGGCGGCCGGCATAGACGAGGGTCAGCGCGGCGATGACGAGGGGCGTGAGGGTGCGGTCGCTGAGGTGGTAGCGCTGGAGCACCCGGGTGGCCTCGGCGACGGCCGCCTCGCCCTGGCCGCCGCGCAGCGCGGTGCGCATGGCCTCGACGGCCGGGACGTGGGCGTCGTCGGGCATGTCGTAGGAGGCCGCGCCCGGCGCCGTGGCGGTGGCGGGCGCACCCGGGTCACCGGGCCGGGAGGGGTGCGCGGGCCCGGCGGTCGCGAACACCTCGCGGACCGGGGGGCTGACGAGCGAGAGCCAGCTCTGCGCGGCGGCGAGGGTGTCCGGCTCGTACGCGAAGGGCTGCCCGGCGTCCAGGGCCTTCTGGGCGGCGCTCTGCAGGCGGCGGACGGCTTCGCCCGCCTGCCGGGCCTCGCCCATCCACGCCAGGCAGGTCACGGCGTGGAGGAGGTCGCGGTCGGTGAGCCGGCCGGCGAGGAACTCCCGGGACAGCTGGCGCAGGTGGCCTTCGGCGGCGACGGGGCTGCTGCGCCAGACGATGCTGACCAGGCGGGATTTCAGAGCGGTGCGGCTGGGGCCCTCGGGACTGGAGTCGACGGCCAGTTCCCCGCAGCGCAGTGCGAGTTCGGGGTCGTCCTCGACGAGGGCGTATTCGGCAGCCTCCTGGAGGACGGGGATCGCCCACTCCTCCACCTGCTTGCGGGCGGCGAGCAGGTGGCGGGCGACGTCGAGGGCGGCGGCCCCCTCCTGGTGGAGCAGTCGCGCGGCGCGCTGATGGAGCACGGACAGCGCCCCGGGCGGGGTCGCGGCCAGCACCGCGGCACGGGTCGCGCTCTCACGGAAGGCGTCGCCGCGCAGGATTCCGCAACGGCCCAG
Coding sequences within:
- a CDS encoding sensor histidine kinase; this translates as MHIETQPEVPRTAANYGPDSGSRWFGLWDGYFAVSYLVTVILLFTSVESQTHRALAVGALTLIVPWYAGLGRRLMVHRTSGRRNIVFSAGLLLLFASSTMLDLAGSFALFAVVPMLMMSLSVPPAIVLVVLANLWPMTVVWLRGGEFDPHILSVLPISLLGIGVSVLLGLWITRVVRQSADRGELINELRRSREREARLSHQAGISAERERLAREIHDTLAQSLTSIISLVQAAESEVVDNPERARSRLGLAGRVAQDSLAEARGFVSALTPPSLRESSLVQAVRRQADLLMEETGLAVRCTARGEEQALPMAVSVVLLRSAQEAFANVRKHATDARRVDVLVAYAPEAVRLVVRDDGAGFRTDDGPRDEEPADGAPERVPDGGRNGFGLRGMRARVEEIGGMAQFSSSPGAGTVIEVTVPLAPVERGSADE
- a CDS encoding helix-turn-helix transcriptional regulator yields the protein MARLAEREKQWETLNDLLASARRGRGRVAVISGPIAAGKTTLLEHFTEQAIADGALVLEAAGSRAERYLPFGILTRILDSIAPLEPGVHAESTALLDSLGASATDTQDLAAGTAGGVETGMRILPYVCASLLRIARDRTVVIAVDDVHHGDELSRAFLLCLARRVRQAGVLIVLTEAVRLLPAQLAFHAELQRQPNCTSIRLPLLSADGTGRMLAGHFSTAAAQRVTADCQETTGGNPLLIKALLEDGVAALGDSEPFQPLVPAETFERAVLDCLHRGDPEMLAVARGIAVLGDACPPPLLSRITDVHVKTAELAVQDLGRCGILRGDAFRESATRAAVLAATPPGALSVLHQRAARLLHQEGAAALDVARHLLAARKQVEEWAIPVLQEAAEYALVEDDPELALRCGELAVDSSPEGPSRTALKSRLVSIVWRSSPVAAEGHLRQLSREFLAGRLTDRDLLHAVTCLAWMGEARQAGEAVRRLQSAAQKALDAGQPFAYEPDTLAAAQSWLSLVSPPVREVFATAGPAHPSRPGDPGAPATATAPGAASYDMPDDAHVPAVEAMRTALRGGQGEAAVAEATRVLQRYHLSDRTLTPLVIAALTLVYAGRLDLALTWTDRLLGECSARNTPTWQAALGVVRAEVALRQGDLPGAAAQARQAMSLISVQCWGVGIALPLAVLIDAETQMGNLDEAMSLLEQPVPEMMLETQFGLHYLRARGRCHLATGRYHAALRDFLTCGELMKAWGMDAVELAPWRLDAAEAWLAIGNMPRAREYVEQQRQREAGPAGSRPRGALLYALARTSGDLTYRLKRLTEAVEALEQGEDRLQLARALGELSSGYRAAGDFNRARMLVRKAWHVAKSCGAQPLCQEFTPGQGDGEAVAAPAGREAEPAREAETLSESLSEAEARVALLAARGHTNREIATKLYVTVSTVEQHLTRIYRKLKVKRRRDLPARLWDLSLPGIA
- a CDS encoding response regulator transcription factor, yielding MSEREPIGVLLADDHPVVREGLSAMLELDEGIRVVGQAGSGEEAVLQAARLKPDIVLLDLRMGAMDGVAATGHILRESPRSRVVIVTTYEDDADILRAVEAGAAGYLLKGSSREELVQAVKAAARGETVLTPSLAPKLFRARVVEAPVLSEREREVLQLVRQGMTNADIGRRLFISEATVKTHLLRSFKKLSVSDRTAAVMAALERGLLS
- a CDS encoding PH domain-containing protein; this encodes MTPDTTVRHQDHADHDVWGRLNPRLFLVNLSVVATPLATFGATTVITGGEINLQVLITFASFLITCLVISGISTMRLLTTRYRVTDDRVELHKGWFFRSERSIPVDRIRSVDLTANPLHRLFGLTSLKVTTGDQASSGGGLSLDGLSTRDAEALRRQLSELRHARQGLATADPDTDATLAELDWAWLRYAPLTLWGVGGVFIAVGSVYRTLHEMKIDPLELGIVKDIEDRFGSVPLWYGILVTLLVIVVIGVAGSTATFIEGWGGYRLDRPETGLLRVRRGLLITRSVSIEEQRLRGAEVAEPLLLRWAGGARLKAVASGLGDEDENSSRSRLTPPVPLALARRIAADVLGESVSPTTAAQLAPHPRAALRRRINRALIWSVLLAAPFVGLGLWLTPVLVHTGWITAVVLFAAGVAFAFDAYRNLGHAVHGPYLVTRAGTFTRRTVAVQRDGIIGWSITRSVFQRRAGLLTLGAATAVGNGVYKVRDVRVGDGLAFAEETVPGLLAPFIERVPAGH
- a CDS encoding PH domain-containing protein — translated: MLDNQELRLRPPRHRVESRAIGWWTLQSSLFALPLPLVFGVLWLTISPARFVFGPLFLVALVPGLLYMGVMPIWRYRVHRWEMTDEAVYAASGWLWQRWRVVPLSRVQTVDMLRGPLQQLFSLSGITVTSASSAGAVKIKGLDHRTATELVEQLTRSTQAVPGDAT